The DNA window taagtttccgctaagttaagaaagtcaggccaagggttcgcttagggccagcaatggtctccaagtgccggtcccgccgagggtgtaggctcggggcgtgacatagtagaaataataacttcaTATGAGAGAATGTGAGAAGAAAAACATCTTGTTTTGTTTAGTAGAAATTATATTGCAGGTAAAGTTGAGAGGTTCATCATGATAATTTCACGTGcaatagtacaattttttttcttttcttccaacGTCATATGTTAAAATGTTCTTAGTTTAGCTGCAGTAATATTTCTACTGAACAGAACAATGTGTTCTTCTTATCACCTTCTTTCCcatagagttattatttctactacaTATATAAGAAGACGATTGGACATTCCTTACATAAAATTGTgggaaaaattaataaaaaataggcaaaTTTTTTAGGAGGACCAAAAGTGtaccaatattgcaaacatgagggactattagTGCACCATTTGAAAACTCAATGATGACTTTGAGCCTTAACCCAAAGATGAGGGACTATTTTGGGCCTTCTCTCAATCATTCTACTTCTCATGAAAACAAGCCTCAACTTAATCAATTAAAAGCCTACAAGTTTGACAGGAAGAATGGGAGTTGGCATCCTGTGAAGCCCAAGAGCATGAAGCTAATAACCGGGGACCCTAACGAAAtggagaaattttattttttgttaaattggTGATACAATTGCAAATTTTTGCACAGAGTGTCCCCTCCTTGTGATATGACAAAAGTGCTGATAATATTAGCTCAAGGAATTTCACCACTTCCTCTGCATAACATGAGTAATTGCCTTCATTTAGTGAATTATCTCTGCATAGGACGACCTTATTCGAGAAAAGCACTCCTACCAAGGATTGTTCAGTAAGCTCGAACCTGAGACTGCACCACATCCTTTGTTGGTATGCAGTCTCCCAACTGACTACCAAGAATAATGCCTTTTCCTAGAGAAAGTACATGCAATAGCCAATCTTGTAAGCATTTAATTAATATACTGAACATCCAGTACCAGTATCATTCTCAGGCAAAATGCATAAGAAAAAACTTTAGATATACAGTACATTTCACATAAACATAGCAAGATAAATCAGGGtttttatccataatataaTGAGCTCCATAACTATATAATCATGGCTAATTTTTCAACTGCTAGGGTTCTTTCCACTCACTTTACATGCTTGGTAAACCAGTCCAACATATCCTGATGAGCTTCTTCAGCACTCTGCACAGCCTTCTTGTCTTCCACATTGTATCGAACAGTCCATCCATGGGAAACACCAGCATAAATTTTCACAAACCTGTCCACCTATTTTGATAGATGGCAATAAAAGAAACGGAAAGGATAAATCTAAAACTCTCTAAGAAATTCATTAAAGTAGGTATCCACTTATCTCAATAAATCCACCAAATAAACAGGTGTGTACTATTTCACAGATAAGTCTTTCTAAAATAGTAATCTTTAAACATAGGAATGTTCGCGTACCTCAGGTTTTGATAATAAAATCTCCTCAAACTGCTTAACAAGCTCAGGAGGAGATAGCTGATCTATTTCAGCTCCCAAAATAGCTATTGGTGCCTTCACCTCTGCCAAAAGATACATAATCAGCTCCATTCGGGAGAgggaaaaaataaagataaaaaaggaaataggaagaatctaaaaaaatgATGCCGTTCAATTTACTCACCATAATTCAAAAACCACTTGATATCAAATACTACTTAAGACGAAGGAATATCGAAAGCactaataatttttcatataagaATGAAACTAAACTTTGAACAATAGAACAGCAAAATCTCGACAGAGTACTAAACATCAAACTGAAGCTCCCTGCCTCATGCAGAGAGAGGCTAACTTGACTGAACAAGTCACCAGTATTCTAGTTCTtagaaattagaagaaaaacaaagaagcgCCAAGGACTTGAAAATCTTAGCTTAGGTCCTTCTTAGAGTTGTTTTTGATCAACAATTTATTAAACTAATCATCCTTGTAGGGGAGAACACAATGCACACCAGAAAGATGCATAACCCCTATTTCTAGAGATCAAGCATATTTAAATTCTGAAGCTAGCACATTGCAGGAATTAGAAGATGTCGAGAACTTGAGCAAAGAAGCTCCATTTTATACTCTGTCATAGCTACTCAAATGTTGAACCAAATTACTCCAAAGTTTAATAAGTTTGTGTCTGGTATTGTGAAGGTAATTTACGTATAAAGCCTAGTTTCTCCCGTTTTACAAAACGAACCAAGGATACAGAAGGAATGAAGGTTGCAGAAGCTCAAATGGACACAATTGTTCCTGAAAGTGTTCcacttcatatattttttgCTCGAGGGTTGttcaattttgtttcttttgtttaatGTGGAATAAAGACATTGCATATTAAACGGACACATTTAAACCACATCTGCTTGGAGATCTTGTTTGTCCTTTTACTTCCTACTTATTTCCATGAAAAAACAACTTTTACGAGaacagttttttaaaattttggcatATCCTGAACACCACCATCATttaaataagaagaaacatgGTTAGTGTGCATTCATATGGGCGGATCTCATCTTGGTTGGGACTGAGGCATAATAACAGCTGTTATGATATATAGTTTCGAGTTTTTCCTTTGCTGCTAATATCTAACTTTCTGTTTCTGTTCTGAACTTGTTTTGGTGTTTTCTACTGCTAATCAGTAGTCTGTTGAATGTTGTCCTTCTCTTTATCTAGAGAGTTATCATTTGACATATCAGTGAGGTGATATGTTATTTGCTATCATTTAATGTACTATACTTTTGTGAAACCTATCCAACAAGTTGAAACCTATGTAATTAGTGGTGGACAAAAATCAAACCAGCCAATAAATAGAActgaaaaaaaagtattattggtttattgttacTGGGTTAACggatttttaatgattttataaaataagaattttcCGGTTATGATCGTAgtaatttactatttttcctgtacataaatattaaatataatttcaataccTTACTAGTTAATGACTTTGCCCTTTAGCCTTCAATTCACACTTCACAATGACTTTGAGTTCACAACTTCACATTATTCGAAATATCAAAACCTAAAGTAAGAATCttattcctcttaatttctctttgtatTACACTCgtataattcttttcatgctagttattattgtttctattttatgagcttTTGTAAGTTACGTTACTTTCTTGTTCTGTCAACTTGTTGGAGACgtcatatattaattttataaatattttcttattggttataAACTGCaccgataatacataaaactgAACAGAACCAACCGATGCACACCTCtactagtaagtaaaaaaaatgccCAATACTataaaaacattgaaatatGGATATTTTCAACACAGAAATAAAATTTAGACAAATATCGTGCAATTGAAAAAGCACAAAAGCATAGGGGTAATACAGCCCACACCatctttccctttttattttagttatttaatctataaataaaatttttaaaaaaggtgtAATTTAttagagagaaagaagagaggtAACTAAGAGTTCTAAGAGTTCAATTTTGTAGGACATATGTCATTTCTACAATTCCACATTGGCAATGACTCTTCTCTCCCTTGCATATGTAAAACTCACAAACCATTCTCTCAATTTCCATCATTTCCAATGGAAGATTTAATCTCGAAAACTCCTACCCTTCCACCAGAGCTCATCATTAAAATCCTCTCAACGCTTTGGATAAAAACCCTCTTACGATTCCAATCCGTTTCAAAGGGTGGGTTTGGTaattggtatgaaggaaaatattttcctaaaaaatgtttaatttcttggaaaataagtggatttctaacttattttctcatgtttggttggtgagtagaaaatattttttaataattggttgttgaatgaaaaacattttctagaaaatatcttgtatttttggcttgagactaaaaatattctttaggaaaataatttttgacccGATAATCAATCTAGGACCCAAGCCCTGACATCCGAACTAGGACACGACCCCGACGACCGTTTCAAAATCCGACCTGATCTGACATAACACCTGACCCACACTTTCaatcttgaaatatttttcaaaaatatttttttaaaaaattaaaaatttgaaatatttttcaaaaataatttttttttatgagagCTTGGTTGGGGTAGGGTTAGCGTAAACAATGATAAAATATCAGAAAAAAAGgtggagagagaaaaaaaatctgcttattcaataatatttcaagaagaagattagaaaaaaggagaaagataAGGAAGTAAAAATATTGAGGAGAGATATTTTAAGAAGgagatagaaaaaaagagatttttagggacaaaaaaacatatttcttaatccctttattatattttggtattttttcttttcttttttaaaaaaaaaattgttctgttttgtaaagattttattgCTATATCGATGAAAAGTCAAACTACTGTTATATAGGAGTAATTTGGGTGTTTAAATTGTATAGTTAGGTTTTtctccctatatatatatagtggcgTAGCCACATGTAGTCGAGGGGTGTCGATCGACAATCCTTCGTCGGAAAAATACAGTGtagctaaaataaaaatatttttaatgtatatcTATTACATATTTACACTCCTTGACTTCTATGcgattttacttctttatattttgacacctctTAGTAGAATTTTGGCTCcatcactatatatatatattatccgtgaaaagattaattaactaagcaagattttttatatttgatatattatcCGCAAATAATCATCCTCGTCCCTACATAAATATCATGCTTTTGTCTACAACTCATTATGCTTTTGTGCTTTTTCAAAGTGCACAATATTtgtccaaattttatttgtgttgaaaatatttactctctctgtctctaattatttgtccaattttccttttttatttgtccattttgacaaataaagaaaggacaattttttaaCCTATCATaccatcaattaattattttgaaaaaggtagaacttcttgaaaatcttagttTTTAATTCACAcactttataattaatagatgtaaaatgataaactcactatgtcaatcattgttttcttaataggtgtgtcaattcaaaagtggacaagtaattagagacaaagCGAgtatttttcaatgtttttttgtaatataaatggggacaaattttttttcttaccagCTCTAAAAACGGCTATTCGTTAAATTTCTCCATCCTTCACAAGGTAAGGGTAAAGTCCGCGTATGCACCACCACACCAAATATCACTTGTAGAATTacattgagtatgttgttgttgtagaatcataaaattttgaaaagatgaGCAAAAATAATTGCTAGCATTTGCTTTACTTGTTCATACTGGAGGCTAATGACTGAAATCTTCACGGTTCCAAGCCTCTTGATAGTTTGTTTATATTGCTCGGACACTTCAAAAATATCACAGTATGCACCGTGTCAACAGATCCAACATTTGTGCAAtgacatttttaaagagtccgAACAACATAGGTTTCATCTTGTTGGCTAGGTTTCACTTCACAAAAGTATAGTAAATTAAACATAGCAATTCACAGAGCACCTCACTGATATGTCAAATGACAAGCAATAACTCTGTAGTTATAGAGAAGGACAACAATCAACAGACTACTGATTAGCAGTAGAAAAACACCAAAACAAGTTCAGAACAGAAACAGAAAGGTAGATATTAGCAGCAAAGGAAAAACTCGAAACTATATATCATAGCAACTATGACTATGTCTCAGTCCCAAACAAGATGGGATCCGCTACTAGAACAATTGTGTCCATTTGAGCTTCTGCAACCTTCATTCCTGTTGTATCCTCAGTTCGTTTTGGAAAACGGGAGAAACAGGGGTTATGCATCTTTCTGGTGCGCATTACGTGCTCCCCTACAAGGATGATTAGTTTAATAAATTTGcagaaaccataaaaaaaatggaaacatGAACAATTAAAAGGGAGAAATAGCATTTACTTCATCTGTAATTAGCAGATCAACCTCAGCTTGATTACACACACAGCAGGCATTCAAGGGAAAGAAACCTTCTGTTACAACAATCCTACGAGCTTCCTAAAATACTCTCTCCTTGCAATGCCGTCTTTCTTATGTTATTGTTACTAATAAAGTGAAAGAAGAGAAGATAGTTCCGAAGAAAAGACAATTAACCAATTAGCAGCAAGGGAAGACCAAAACTAGCCCACAAGAAACCGAACACTTAGCTATTCGCAGCAAGGGAAAACCAAAAACTAGATACTTTACCCGACCTTAATCTTTGTACAAGAATTGACGAGATTCCTCTGGTTTTCCCAGTTAAGTGTTTttcagtaaaaaataaaaatgaagtcGTCCTAGATTGCACTTCTTTGTTTGTTACAAAGTCTAGAGCTATAACATATTCTCGAAACACTGCTCAAATAAGAGAAACAATTTCCAGCGCCATTTCGCATGAAGTTGAAGACAAAATTATTGTTACTTGAAAATAGAGCATAAGGGAAAATGACtaacaagttttaaaataagCATAATTCAACAACACTTGACAAGAAAGTACTCTTACAAGTTATTTCATTGTTTCGCAACCAGAGCTTTTCAGTCCCATTTTTGTTGTATCCTCAGTCCCTACTGTAGAGAAAGGACAAACTAGGCTTTCAATGTAGATTTCCGCCTCGTCCCAATTATTAGCGTCAATAATCTTTGAAGATCTGAGCGGGTCACCCTTTGTATTGTATATCATGAAACTTGATCCAAATACAACCAAAATTTCACTTCCACTTGCCATGTGTACACGTCTTTGCCCAAAAAATCCATACACCAATTGATCCTGTGGAATCTTGATGGTAAACATCTTCATCCAAGATTCTTTAACCCCATACTCCTTCATAAGCCAAACATCTAACATATATGTTTCGTCATAATCACAAAAGACCAAACGATCACTTCCCAAGCTCAAAACCTCACCTCTTCCTCCTTTCCAATAACAGGGTAGTTCCATCTCTCCCCATTTCCCATAAGCCAAATCGAAAGAAATGATGCTTAGTTTAAGATCAATAATACTAACCCAATGAAGTTTCCCATTTACAAACATACCTGACTGCTGTAGCGGTGTGATACTTGGACAATTATCAACCATTCTCCAAGAATCGATTTTTAGACTATATTCTTTTACCTcaatttgaagtgaaaagtcATCTCTGCCAATGATAAAAATAACGACTACCTTATAATCATCATGGAACTCATCATATCCAAAACCATATACGGAATACACGaaattagttttagttttatgatCAGACAACTTCTTATACTTTCTAATTGATGGATTCCATAGAAAGAATTCCTTCAGTTGACTAACAAGACAAATCAATCCATTCACAGAACCTACCATATTAAAACAACATGGAACTTGCCTGGGATAATCCAAGTTGTTTGCCCTGATCGATGAGTTATTAAATAAAGAGCTAACACTACAATCTCGAAATGAGTTATTAAACAAAGAGCTAACACTACAATCTCGAAAAGTGTAGGCAGGTGTATTCGTTGCTATTAGCATTTAAGCTGAGATGAGTTTTGACAAATTCAGGGCTAGAAATCAAAGCAAGCCAAGATTTTGAAACGCACATGAATTTCAAGAGGGATTTTACCGGAAGCCTCGAAAGGATTTCAGTAACAAGTTCTTCTGGCAGAACAGGAATTGAATTTTccatggttgttgatgaaaattgaGAATTGATTTTACTTATATGAATCTCTCTGTACATATACTAAAACCCTATTCGTATACAACTCCTTTTATCAATTTATTTCCGTTAATTCCTAATAAGAGTCAAACTATTcccatataatttttaattattttgaaataaaatttataaaacagttaattattcaaaataaatgtgtCTAAATAAAGGTGTGGCGCACAATATTTCGTAATTCTTAGACTTCTCTTTATCCCCAAATACTTCGTAGTTACTGATTTTAgtgatattttttacttatttccatttatagcaatacatAGCTGTACTATGTTAAATCTGCAAGATGtattaaaagtaaattaagtatgcaatatatatgtattataactgtttttaaaactatattatgcttgtttggtaagaagttgacacattgtattataagtgtattaaaatgtgtgataaatgtattatccatcaataaaacttgtattttatgtgaataataaattgttcttagtaatatgtattaaaactgtattataaatgtattaaaagtgatcaagtgaaaaaaaaatgatattgctattaatggtaaatatttttttatttatagtatatttatgtaagttttccaaaataaataatacaccAATCTTTAAAACTTTGTATTATCATATGCTTTCCGGTAATATTGGGGAAAAAAATAACTGATACActcggtcggttcggttttcattgattttcttaattattcttTAATGCAAAAATGTACGATaactataataattttttataaaaagaaaattgacaGAGGCCATCagttttttacttctttttttctcaaaaaaattaagGGGTTCCGATCGATTATTGAAGTGCAACACTGCAGTTGaagaatataaattaaaaacaactGAAGTATATCATTACGATACCCTAGGAAAAAGGAAGGacatctatatatatttaataactttaaaCATGGTTTTCAAACTTGTGGACAAATTGATGTACCTCTATATATGAGATGATGATATTGAAAGGTTTTCGGCTAATAAGTCACATTTGTTCCTATTTGTGTTTGGGTCTATATGCAGTGGGTGTACGCACGATTTTTTCAAAGCGATCTCACCATTAAAAGGACAAAAATGGctcaagaaaaaaatcaatgaaagttttattttaggCCTCTTGGAGGCCTCATTTAATTagataatattataaaattttaaattaaaccattcacatcttcatattattaaataaagttTTATACAACATTATTCAACATGAGATTGCATTGCAAATAAATGATTaacatctttaaaaaatatgtaaaaaataaaattattgttatgaacatataagaataaaaactcaaacacataataaaaaaaaaatagaatagcaaaaaaatattaatctgaTGTGGAGATTCGAGAGGCAAATAACAATGATTGATGAACAAGAACGGAAAGAAAATTGAACAAACTCACAAGTCAGAAATATACTAATACAAGGATTTAAGGAGTcaacactatttttatttaactataaCTCTAATTGATAAAGgagattttgagttttatattaattctaaaaaaaaaaatgttagattttgaatgaatttaaGTGGGTGGGTAGGTTTTTAATGAAGGGACCtattgttttgaatttaaaacaaaaatttaataattttaagaaaagaaaaaattaaaatgtgaaTAAAACAAACAGAAAAAGTGAATAAAAAACAGAGAAAGAAAAACGTACCCCCTGGGAATCGACCAGTGACGTCGCGTAAAGACTGTGGCGCGTCTGCCATACGAGCTAGCTACATTATGTTGCAAGGAGTGCCCTGTAAAGTCTTTTACCCTTtagttgttttttatttatttttaatataggtATATTCGGTAAAAAAAATCAACGAAACCGTGTCACGTGACAGTGCCTAAATCCACCCCTGTCTATATGGACAAGGTGCGCTATTCCAATGGACAAATAGTAGTTATGGATCCTAACGAATAGTTTTTGAGATGTTGGGTTAGTATAGAGGATAATTGATCTCCTCGGGTTGGTAGCCCAGATGAAACAAGGATATTCTACTTATTAGTAGTCCAATGAAGTTTTCCATTCACAAACTTACCTGACTGTTATTGTGGCACCAAACATCGATAATTATCAACAATTCTTCGCAAATCACTCTATAGattatactagtaaaattacccgcgcCTCGTGCGAGAATTTAATAtcacgaaatttataaaataatacttaagaCCTATCcgtcattaaaattaaaacactatattatcttacatacaaaaTTAGGTAGTCACGaacattaataatttcataatttatcattttgcttccaggaagtgttactatttgatatATTTGGGAAATCAAATATACATCAACctgagatattaaattttctaataaataaataatcatttttgaagggataaatacattttaaaagacctaaaaaagtgaacaaatattctaattttaatGTGTAGAAAGTTCAGCCCTACCTTTTGctttacatatatcattttaaagtttcacatttaaatatatcataagaaattattaaaatggaaaattaaagGAAGAATATATCATATTGGACAGCAATTCAACTTATCATATATACTTGAAAGAGAAAGATATTACACAAAAGGATTCAGTTTGTTTGGGTGCTTTTTAAAAATCAACGTACCAGTGTGATGGAGTTCAATTTGAAACTACACTTCTATGAAGCACTTGTGTATTTATCTGTCTTTGGGATTAAAAGAGGCTCCAGTCAAGTCAAATTCCTCTATAGGTCATTTGGCACTTCATGTCAaaagttattaatttttgtcttcttttcctGGTTCACTTCGCACATCAAGGTACGATAAGGTTTTTAAGGTCTTTGTGTCCTTACAATGGcataccaaatttgaattttgtcttcAAGAGATGGTAGTATAGATCTTTAAGGGatttttttattgtaccttcaacaattgcagtagagaaaacttgtgtgaatactcaattaacgtgtgttatttaatttataccAAAAAATACTTATAGCAATAGctttgcagaaacataaacaacaaagtttaaaacatgtactcaaaaacaaaaattaataacataagcatagatTAAtgactacaaaaaatatatcagGATctataacaatagaatgaaaatagaaaggaaaaaatcgagcccactgagtgcacaatgtccccttaatgaaattattcccctctagttcttgaaatttaaaggaATAAATCCTCACTGAATAGAACGATTCTATTCATCaatgtattgatacaaaaataacattgtcagtgagccactcaacaagAGCAAAttacacgaatatttaattgtgctgtagaagaaaaagaagaagttcagaattttcgtttttttaaaatgagaggtaatccctctatttatagacaacaaagggtagtgtgaaaaaatacttattgtgccttatcggaaaggtcacaactctttggaaaagttacagcCTTTCGAAAAGTTCACagtctttcataaaagtcacaacttttcagaaaagtcgcaactcttcataaaagtcgcaacttttcgtGAAAAGGGAAGgatagttttggaaataaataaattaaaagggaatcatGGTTTGTGGTGGTGCCACGTAGGCGTGCCTGggattctcttttatatatactagtaaaattacccgcgcTTCACAcgagaatttataaaataatacttttaaCTTATCTGCCATtagaactaaaacactatattatcttacatacaagattacatagtaacaaacattaataatgtaaaagaaaatataacatcttataatttatccttcaatcaatcttctttaatttgattttataatttatcctttttctttcgggaagtgttactatttgatattttttggggaatcaaatgaacatcaacctgagatattaaattttctaataaatgaaTAATCGTTGgtgaaatgataaataaattttaaaaggcttaaaaaagtgaacaaatattattattctaaCGTGTAAAAAGTTCAACTCTACCTTTTGCTTTACATATATCATGTTAAAATTTCTCATTTAAATgtatcataattaattattaaaatgaaaaatcaaagggAGAATGTATCATCATATTGGACAACAATtgaacttattatatatacttgaaagggaaaaaaatattacacaaaactATTCAGTTTGTTTGAGTGTTTTTTAATAATCAACATAACATACTGATGGA is part of the Solanum stenotomum isolate F172 unplaced genomic scaffold, ASM1918654v1 scaffold5018, whole genome shotgun sequence genome and encodes:
- the LOC125852763 gene encoding hydrolase tropI-like — protein: MELIMYLLAEVKAPIAILGAEIDQLSPPELVKQFEEILLSKPEVDRFVKIYAGVSHGWTVRYNVEDKKAVQSAEEAHQDMLDWFTKHVK